The segment GCACCCCGAGATCCGGGACGTGATCCTCTCGGGCGGGGATCCCCTGCTGCTCAGCGACGAAATGCTCGGTTTTGTCTTGCAGAAGCTTAGGCGCATCCCCCATGTGGAGGTTATCCGCATTGGTACGCGCGTCCCGTGCTTCCTCCCCCAGCGCGTGACCGCCAAGCTCGCCAAGCTGCTCAAGAAGTTCCACCCCTTGTACGTCAACGTCCACTTCAACCACCCCGATGAGCTGACGCCTCTTGCTATGCGTGCGCTCGCTCGTCTGGCAGATGCGGGTATCCCTCTGGGCAACCAGACGGTGCTGCTGAAGGGCGTCAATGACGACCCGGAGGTGATGAAGCGGCTCGTCCAAAAACTCTTGCAGGCTCGGGTGCGGCCTTACTATATTTACCAGGCCGATATGGTCTTTGGCACGGAGCACTTCCGCACACGCGTGGAGAAAGGCCTGGAGATCATCAAGGCACTGCGGGGCTGGACGTCCGGGTTGGCCGTGCCGCACTTTGTCATCGACGCCCCCGGTGGTGGTGGCAAGATTCCGCTCCTTCCCCACTA is part of the Calditrichota bacterium genome and harbors:
- a CDS encoding KamA family radical SAM protein, which encodes NNIVHRYPDRCLFLISHVCASYCRFCTRKRKVGDPSKISMKYIDEGIEYIAQHPEIRDVILSGGDPLLLSDEMLGFVLQKLRRIPHVEVIRIGTRVPCFLPQRVTAKLAKLLKKFHPLYVNVHFNHPDELTPLAMRALARLADAGIPLGNQTVLLKGVNDDPEVMKRLVQKLLQARVRPYYIYQADMVFGTEHFRTRVEKGLEIIKALRGWTSGLAVPHFVIDAPGGGGKIPLLPHYVVAMDEHEVVLRNYEGRIFRYRQPEPASVPATLVSEREPVEVVAEEVDLLV